The Nitrospira tepida genome includes a window with the following:
- a CDS encoding alpha/beta fold hydrolase: MRWLIRLAGLVLLLVMIGAGYQSVGTAIDQARYPPPGDLINVGGHQLHLYCLGEGSPTVILEAAGLGWSLYWNRVQPDLAKVTRVCSYDRAGLGWSESGPSPRTGQRIARELHTLLARAGIAGPYVLVGHSLGGFIIRLYRQTHPADVAGMVLVDAGHERQFEQEEFRKFVAPGKIAFPIVGAVTSLGVTRLLMAFDLLPPLFAQQEDKMASDIRPMLRAGWAQTRYFATMADEAAALEETCLQVRRADPLGDLPLTILTATGPTWWPDMPSDLDQVKFRRMWLQWQTDLTKLSTNSRHVFADQSSHFINFDQPELVVGAVREMVERLPQKPAGNT, encoded by the coding sequence ATGCGCTGGCTGATTCGGCTCGCCGGTCTGGTCTTGCTGCTCGTCATGATCGGCGCAGGATATCAATCTGTCGGGACGGCGATCGACCAGGCGCGATATCCCCCTCCGGGCGATCTGATCAACGTCGGCGGACATCAGCTCCACCTCTACTGCCTCGGCGAGGGCAGTCCCACTGTCATCTTGGAGGCGGCGGGTCTCGGCTGGTCGCTCTATTGGAATCGCGTTCAACCGGATCTGGCGAAGGTCACGCGTGTCTGTTCCTATGATCGGGCCGGACTGGGCTGGAGCGAGTCCGGCCCCTCCCCGCGAACCGGGCAACGGATAGCCCGCGAACTCCATACGCTGCTCGCCCGCGCCGGCATCGCCGGTCCTTATGTCCTCGTCGGCCACTCGCTCGGCGGCTTCATCATCCGGCTCTATCGGCAGACTCATCCGGCGGATGTCGCAGGCATGGTGTTGGTCGATGCGGGCCACGAACGCCAATTCGAACAGGAGGAATTCCGCAAATTCGTCGCTCCCGGCAAGATCGCCTTCCCGATCGTCGGCGCGGTGACATCGCTGGGCGTCACCCGCCTCTTGATGGCATTCGACCTGTTGCCGCCGCTCTTCGCGCAGCAGGAAGATAAGATGGCGTCCGACATTCGGCCCATGCTGCGCGCCGGATGGGCGCAGACGCGCTACTTCGCGACGATGGCCGACGAGGCCGCGGCCTTGGAAGAGACCTGCCTCCAAGTCCGTCGTGCCGACCCGCTCGGCGATCTGCCGCTGACTATTCTGACCGCCACCGGACCGACCTGGTGGCCCGACATGCCGTCTGACCTCGACCAGGTCAAGTTCCGCCGCATGTGGCTCCAATGGCAGACCGATCTGACCAAGCTCTCGACCAACAGCCGGCACGTCTTCGCCGACCAGAGCAGCCACTTCATCAACTTCGACCAACCGGAGCTCGTCGTTGGCGCCGTCCGTGAGATGGTCGAGCGCCTTCCTCAAAAGCCTGCAGGGAATACGTGA
- a CDS encoding ATP-binding protein, producing MAEELTPKDRIVVIDEIQRLPALLNEVHRLIEQRGIRFLLTGSSARKLRQGGVNLLGGRARTKYLHPLTYRELGDHFDLEQFIARGGLPSIYFSDDPPADLEAYAGSYLQQEIVAEGATRNIAAFSRLLKVAAFCNATIVNFTNVATDAQVPRTTVYEYFEILKDTLVLYELPGWRETKKRKPLASSKYYFFDIGVAAAVQGRRYRRGTPEFGEAVETYVMHELKSYADYVSGEPLAFWKAKSGFEVDFILGDHTAIEVKRRENVSSNDLKSLVALAEERKLKRYLCVSLEARRRQVGAVTILPVKEFLNNLWDGE from the coding sequence CTGGCCGAAGAGCTCACCCCGAAGGATCGCATCGTCGTCATCGACGAAATTCAACGGCTGCCGGCACTGCTCAACGAAGTCCATCGCCTCATTGAGCAACGGGGAATCCGATTTCTCCTTACCGGGTCGAGCGCCAGGAAGCTTCGCCAGGGCGGGGTGAACCTGCTGGGCGGGCGGGCCAGAACCAAATATTTACATCCCCTCACCTATCGAGAGTTGGGCGATCACTTCGACCTGGAGCAGTTTATTGCCCGCGGCGGGTTGCCCTCGATCTACTTTTCGGATGACCCTCCGGCGGATCTCGAAGCCTATGCCGGCTCCTACCTCCAGCAGGAGATCGTGGCGGAAGGGGCGACAAGAAACATTGCCGCCTTCAGCCGCCTCCTGAAGGTCGCGGCCTTTTGCAACGCCACGATCGTCAATTTCACGAATGTGGCCACGGATGCCCAAGTCCCTCGCACGACCGTGTACGAATACTTCGAAATCCTGAAAGACACCCTCGTCCTGTATGAACTCCCCGGGTGGCGCGAGACGAAAAAGCGCAAGCCCCTCGCCTCCTCGAAGTACTATTTCTTCGACATCGGCGTCGCGGCGGCCGTTCAAGGCCGCCGCTACCGACGCGGCACCCCGGAATTCGGCGAGGCGGTGGAAACGTATGTCATGCACGAACTGAAGAGTTACGCCGACTATGTCTCAGGGGAACCGTTGGCTTTCTGGAAGGCCAAATCGGGATTCGAGGTGGATTTCATCCTCGGCGACCACACGGCCATCGAGGTCAAGAGACGGGAGAATGTGTCGAGCAATGACCTGAAATCGCTTGTAGCCCTGGCGGAAGAACGGAAGCTGAAGCGCTACCTCTGCGTCAGTCTCGAAGCACGGAGGCGACAGGTCGGCGCGGTGACGATCCTGCCGGTGAAGGAATTTCTAAACAACTTATGGGACGGGGAATAG
- a CDS encoding DUF433 domain-containing protein codes for MTHDNGKPPLITSSPDILCGTPVFAGTRVPVQTLIEYLEGGETIDDFLQGFPTVTRDQVIAFLEEAKACMLAKAS; via the coding sequence ATCACCCATGACAACGGCAAACCACCGCTCATCACTTCCTCGCCTGACATCCTCTGTGGAACACCTGTTTTCGCAGGGACCCGCGTGCCAGTCCAAACGCTGATTGAATACTTGGAAGGAGGCGAAACAATCGACGACTTCCTGCAAGGGTTCCCGACAGTGACTCGTGACCAAGTGATTGCCTTCCTCGAAGAAGCCAAGGCATGCATGCTCGCCAAAGCCTCGTGA
- a CDS encoding carbon starvation CstA family protein, with amino-acid sequence MKHLLVLIWGLVGILGAVALAHVAGLLNPHEKVNGLWLVVAAACIYVLAFRFYGRWIARRVVELDDRRITPAIRLNDGVNYHPTNKAVLFGHHFAAIAGAGPLLGPVLAAQFGFLPGFLWLVIGAVLAGAVQDFIILVASMRRNGRSLPEIARDELGLVTGTATAVAVLFIVVVALAGLGFAVVNALYRNAWGTFTIAMTIPIGFLMGFYLQRFRPGRIAEVSLLGVVLLITAVLCGRVVAQSSYAWLFEFERPSLVWLLAGYGFLASVLPGWMLLVPRGYLSTFMKLGVVLLLGIGVILMAPTIEMPRVTAFASGGGPIIPGTLFPFLFITIACGAVSGFHALVSSGTTPKMIEQESQATVGYGAMLLESFVGVMALIAASVLIPGDYLAINTMLPAESLAAMGFPVSRVQELSQLVEVDVTGRPGGAVSLAVGMASIFAALPGMAGLMAYWYQFALVFEALFILTTIDTGTRVARYLIQEMAGRLYQPFRRINWWPGVWLSSGLVVGGWGYLIGTGSISTIWPMFGAANQLLGTLALCIGTTVLIKMWKSRYLWVTATPMLFVGAITLTGSYEMFGLFLSKAGTLGAGSQAFALYLDAVLVAAVAILGVIVLGDSLRQWYGYVILKRPFTSSEVAAAAGAGSAGRVQTAIHDQDERNGFRLPSGGGCC; translated from the coding sequence GTGAAACACCTTCTGGTCCTGATCTGGGGCCTGGTCGGCATCCTTGGGGCTGTTGCGTTGGCCCATGTGGCTGGCCTCCTCAATCCCCATGAAAAAGTGAACGGGCTCTGGCTCGTTGTCGCGGCGGCCTGCATCTATGTGCTGGCCTTCCGCTTCTACGGCCGGTGGATCGCCCGGCGAGTGGTCGAGCTGGACGATCGGCGGATCACCCCTGCCATCCGCCTGAACGACGGGGTCAATTACCATCCCACGAATAAGGCCGTCCTGTTTGGCCATCACTTCGCGGCCATTGCCGGAGCCGGCCCGCTGCTCGGGCCGGTCCTGGCGGCGCAGTTCGGCTTCTTGCCGGGCTTTCTCTGGTTGGTCATCGGGGCGGTGCTGGCGGGGGCTGTGCAAGATTTCATCATCCTGGTCGCATCGATGCGACGCAACGGCCGGTCGCTTCCGGAAATCGCCCGCGACGAACTGGGTCTGGTCACGGGGACCGCCACGGCGGTCGCGGTCCTCTTTATCGTGGTGGTGGCGCTCGCCGGCCTGGGATTCGCGGTCGTCAATGCGCTCTATCGGAATGCCTGGGGCACCTTCACGATCGCGATGACGATTCCCATCGGCTTCCTGATGGGGTTTTATCTCCAGCGGTTCCGTCCCGGCCGGATCGCCGAAGTCTCGCTGCTCGGCGTAGTGCTGTTGATCACGGCGGTGCTGTGTGGCCGAGTCGTCGCGCAATCGTCCTATGCCTGGCTGTTTGAGTTCGAGCGGCCGAGCCTCGTCTGGTTGCTGGCCGGCTATGGGTTCTTGGCCTCGGTCTTGCCGGGCTGGATGTTGCTGGTGCCGCGCGGCTACCTCTCGACATTTATGAAACTGGGCGTGGTGTTGCTCCTGGGCATTGGCGTGATCCTGATGGCGCCGACCATCGAGATGCCGCGTGTGACGGCCTTTGCCTCCGGCGGCGGGCCGATCATCCCCGGAACCCTCTTTCCATTCCTCTTTATTACGATTGCCTGCGGGGCCGTCTCCGGTTTCCATGCGCTGGTCTCCTCCGGCACCACGCCGAAGATGATCGAGCAGGAATCCCAGGCGACGGTCGGCTACGGCGCGATGTTGCTGGAAAGCTTCGTCGGCGTCATGGCGCTGATCGCCGCATCTGTCCTGATTCCGGGCGACTATCTTGCGATCAACACGATGTTGCCGGCCGAATCATTGGCCGCGATGGGGTTTCCCGTGTCGCGGGTCCAGGAACTCTCGCAGTTGGTGGAGGTGGATGTGACCGGACGGCCTGGCGGGGCCGTTTCGCTGGCGGTCGGGATGGCCTCGATCTTTGCGGCGCTCCCCGGCATGGCGGGCTTGATGGCCTATTGGTATCAGTTCGCGTTGGTATTCGAGGCCCTGTTCATCCTGACGACGATCGATACTGGCACCCGCGTGGCCCGTTACCTGATTCAGGAAATGGCCGGACGGCTCTACCAGCCCTTCCGGCGGATCAACTGGTGGCCCGGCGTGTGGCTGAGCAGCGGTCTGGTGGTGGGGGGCTGGGGCTATCTGATCGGGACCGGGAGTATTTCCACCATCTGGCCGATGTTCGGCGCAGCCAATCAATTGCTCGGCACCTTGGCCCTTTGCATTGGGACCACGGTCTTGATCAAAATGTGGAAGTCGCGCTACCTCTGGGTGACGGCGACGCCGATGCTGTTCGTGGGGGCCATCACATTAACCGGCTCTTATGAGATGTTTGGGCTGTTCCTATCGAAGGCGGGGACGCTGGGGGCCGGGAGTCAGGCCTTTGCCCTCTACCTGGATGCCGTGTTGGTGGCGGCGGTGGCGATCCTGGGCGTGATTGTCCTGGGCGACAGTTTGAGACAGTGGTACGGCTATGTGATTTTGAAGCGGCCCTTCACGAGCAGCGAGGTGGCGGCCGCGGCCGGTGCGGGATCGGCCGGTCGCGTGCAAACGGCGATTCACGACCAGGACGAGAGAAACGGGTTTCGACTGCCGAGTGGCGGGGGCTGTTGTTAG
- a CDS encoding YajQ family cyclic di-GMP-binding protein: MADQFSFDVVSEVNMQEMKNVVDQATKEIKQRFDFKDSKTEITLKEKEKELVVISDDDYKLNAVNEIIKAKCVKRGVSLKALTYGAIEQALGGTVRQVVKIQSGIAADKAKEITKSVKDSKLKVQAQIQGEQLRIVSKSKDELQAAIAFLKQKDFGIDLQFTNYR; encoded by the coding sequence ATGGCGGATCAATTTTCATTCGATGTCGTATCGGAAGTGAACATGCAGGAGATGAAAAACGTCGTCGATCAGGCGACCAAGGAGATCAAACAGCGGTTCGACTTCAAGGACTCCAAAACGGAGATCACGCTCAAGGAAAAGGAAAAAGAATTGGTGGTGATCTCCGACGACGACTACAAGCTGAACGCGGTGAACGAGATCATCAAGGCCAAGTGCGTGAAGCGGGGCGTGTCGCTCAAGGCTCTGACCTACGGCGCGATCGAGCAGGCATTGGGGGGGACGGTCCGCCAGGTCGTCAAGATTCAGAGCGGCATCGCCGCGGACAAGGCCAAGGAGATCACCAAATCCGTGAAGGACTCCAAGCTCAAGGTGCAGGCTCAGATCCAAGGCGAACAGCTCCGCATCGTGAGCAAGAGCAAAGACGAGCTGCAGGCGGCGATTGCGTTCTTGAAGCAGAAAGATTTCGGCATCGATTTGCAGTTTACCAACTACCGCTGA
- a CDS encoding WD40/YVTN/BNR-like repeat-containing protein — translation MRDLSRGLPWAAASCLVLTFLLLLAGCGSSDAIVVIAAHPQNPNILYVATNDYIYKTRDGGQTWENISRGMTHSRVIAMAIDPAYSATVYAGTKGDAIFKSHNGGQTWVSKRAGLDDVTISSVVNQFVFDPQDANHLYVATTMGVSESKDGGETWRKRMEGMKEVLMVVTLCLDPTRPNIMYAGTSGGVYRSFSGAEIWEKANEGLVPPELVKSSRALGVTMIEVDRFEPDTVYAATLNGLYKSVDKGAAWKRIGEKLADPIIPVMVLDRTRKGVLYIGGRFGVLRSEDGGDTWQTLNQGLATLNVRSLVQSPIDPKVFYLGTNGSGMYRSEDAGESWHAMPPVKSKT, via the coding sequence ATGCGCGACCTATCCCGCGGCCTGCCCTGGGCAGCCGCCTCCTGCCTTGTGCTGACCTTCCTGCTTCTGCTGGCGGGATGCGGAAGCAGCGACGCCATTGTCGTCATCGCCGCCCACCCCCAGAATCCGAACATCCTCTACGTCGCCACCAACGACTACATCTACAAGACGCGCGACGGCGGACAGACCTGGGAGAACATCTCCCGAGGGATGACGCACTCGCGCGTGATTGCGATGGCCATCGATCCCGCCTATTCGGCCACGGTCTATGCCGGCACCAAGGGCGATGCGATCTTCAAGAGCCATAACGGCGGGCAGACCTGGGTGTCGAAACGCGCCGGGCTGGACGACGTGACGATCAGCTCCGTGGTGAACCAATTCGTGTTCGACCCTCAGGACGCCAACCACCTCTATGTCGCGACGACGATGGGGGTCTCCGAATCCAAGGACGGCGGCGAGACCTGGCGAAAACGGATGGAGGGGATGAAGGAAGTGCTGATGGTCGTCACGCTCTGCTTGGACCCCACCAGGCCGAACATCATGTATGCGGGCACGAGCGGCGGCGTGTACCGCAGCTTTTCCGGGGCCGAGATTTGGGAAAAGGCCAACGAGGGGCTTGTGCCGCCGGAGCTGGTGAAGTCCAGCCGCGCGCTTGGAGTGACGATGATTGAGGTGGATCGTTTTGAGCCGGACACGGTCTATGCCGCGACGCTCAACGGCCTCTACAAATCGGTGGACAAGGGAGCGGCGTGGAAACGGATCGGCGAGAAGCTGGCCGATCCCATCATTCCCGTGATGGTGCTGGATCGGACCAGGAAGGGCGTCCTCTATATCGGCGGGCGATTTGGGGTGTTGCGCAGCGAGGATGGGGGTGACACCTGGCAGACGTTGAACCAGGGGCTGGCGACGTTGAATGTGCGCTCGCTCGTGCAGAGCCCGATCGATCCGAAGGTGTTTTACCTCGGCACGAATGGCAGCGGCATGTATCGGAGCGAGGATGCGGGCGAAAGCTGGCATGCGATGCCGCCGGTCAAATCCAAAACCTGA
- the asnS gene encoding asparagine--tRNA ligase, producing MTTAYIEQIGRYAGEEVTVQGWLRSRRDSGKLHFLTLRDGTGDLQAVVSKAAVGDEQFALSARLTQESSLKVRGKVRAEKRAPGGYELEVIAIELVQLAEPFPIQPKEHGTGFLMEHRHLWLRSHRQHAILRIRHEIIRACRNFFDDRGFVLLDAPIFTPNACEGTTTLFQTQYFDETAYLTQSGQLYSEATAAAFGKVYCFGPTFRAEKSKTRRHLMEFWMVEPEVAWAELADVMDLAEEFICAIVERVLENRRADLQALERDIAKLERIRPPFPRMTYHEAVAVLRKKGNPIQPGDDFGGDEETLLSNEADRPLIVHRYPSALKAFYMQSDPAHSDLALCMDVLAPEGYGEIIGGGQRIHEYDKLLNRIKEHHLPEEAFRWYLDLRRFGSVPHAGFGMGIERAVAWICGLEHVRETIPFPRMLYKLYP from the coding sequence ATGACGACAGCCTACATCGAACAGATCGGCCGGTATGCCGGAGAAGAGGTGACGGTTCAAGGCTGGCTCCGGAGCCGCCGCGACAGCGGCAAGCTCCACTTTCTTACCTTGCGGGACGGAACGGGCGATCTCCAAGCCGTGGTCAGCAAGGCGGCGGTAGGGGATGAGCAGTTCGCGCTGTCGGCCCGGCTGACGCAAGAGTCCTCGCTGAAGGTTCGGGGTAAGGTGCGCGCGGAAAAGCGGGCGCCGGGAGGATATGAGCTGGAAGTGATCGCCATTGAATTGGTGCAACTGGCCGAGCCGTTCCCGATTCAACCCAAGGAACACGGGACCGGATTCTTGATGGAGCATCGCCACCTGTGGCTGCGCTCCCATCGGCAACATGCGATCCTGCGCATCCGTCATGAAATCATTCGTGCCTGCCGGAATTTTTTCGACGACCGTGGATTCGTCTTGCTGGATGCGCCGATCTTCACCCCGAACGCCTGCGAAGGCACGACCACCCTGTTCCAGACCCAGTACTTCGACGAGACGGCCTATCTGACTCAGAGCGGACAACTCTACAGCGAGGCCACGGCCGCGGCCTTCGGCAAGGTCTACTGTTTTGGTCCGACCTTTCGCGCCGAGAAATCAAAGACGCGCCGCCATTTGATGGAATTCTGGATGGTGGAGCCGGAGGTCGCCTGGGCAGAGCTGGCGGACGTCATGGATCTGGCCGAAGAGTTCATCTGCGCCATCGTCGAACGGGTGCTGGAAAACCGGCGTGCGGATCTTCAGGCGCTGGAGCGCGATATCGCCAAACTGGAGCGGATTCGCCCGCCCTTCCCGCGCATGACCTATCATGAGGCGGTGGCGGTGCTGCGGAAGAAAGGCAATCCCATTCAACCGGGGGATGACTTTGGGGGCGACGAAGAAACGCTCTTGTCGAATGAGGCCGATCGGCCGCTGATCGTGCACCGCTACCCCTCCGCACTTAAGGCCTTTTACATGCAAAGCGATCCGGCTCATTCGGACCTGGCCCTCTGCATGGATGTGTTGGCGCCGGAAGGGTACGGCGAGATCATCGGCGGCGGACAACGCATCCATGAATATGACAAGCTGCTGAATCGGATTAAGGAACATCATCTGCCGGAAGAGGCTTTCCGTTGGTACCTCGACCTTCGCCGCTTCGGCTCCGTGCCGCACGCCGGCTTCGGGATGGGAATCGAACGGGCCGTGGCCTGGATCTGCGGGCTCGAGCACGTGCGTGAGACGATTCCGTTCCCCCGCATGCTCTACAAACTCTATCCTTAG
- the rsmH gene encoding 16S rRNA (cytosine(1402)-N(4))-methyltransferase RsmH, with translation MGVYFATEWEKVVGNGELVNAEESHAPVLADEVITWLQPRSGGRYLDCTVGYGGLAERLLSRTPGDSMVIGIDQDALALEASRNRLRPFGNRVQLIQGNFRDVKQHLAQVGILNVDGAVLDLGVSTPQLSRPERGFSFSENGPLDMRMDQTGSLTAADIVNRWSESDLAWVMFHYGEERYARRIARALVAARKEAPLRTTFDLVEVIRRAIPVRARHGRIHFATRTFQAIRIAVNRELEVLEAALPQLIDVLTVGGRLCVISFHSLEDRIVKQAFRAREAGPSPDVKILTKKPQVATAQELERNPRARSAKLRVLERAA, from the coding sequence ATGGGTGTATACTTCGCCACCGAGTGGGAGAAAGTGGTGGGAAATGGTGAGTTGGTAAATGCAGAGGAATCGCATGCTCCGGTCCTTGCGGATGAAGTGATTACATGGCTGCAACCCAGGAGCGGCGGGCGTTATCTCGATTGCACGGTGGGATACGGCGGGTTGGCAGAGCGGCTGTTGTCTCGGACTCCTGGCGATTCTATGGTGATTGGGATCGATCAAGATGCATTGGCCCTTGAGGCCAGTCGGAATCGCCTCCGTCCCTTCGGAAACCGGGTGCAATTGATCCAAGGAAATTTTCGCGACGTGAAGCAGCATCTTGCCCAAGTAGGGATTTTGAACGTGGATGGAGCGGTGCTGGACTTGGGCGTCTCGACCCCGCAACTGTCTCGGCCGGAGCGGGGCTTCAGCTTCTCCGAGAACGGGCCGCTCGACATGAGGATGGATCAAACCGGTTCCCTGACGGCGGCCGATATCGTGAACCGCTGGAGCGAGTCCGATCTGGCCTGGGTGATGTTTCATTATGGCGAGGAACGGTATGCCAGGCGGATTGCGCGGGCTCTCGTGGCCGCCAGAAAGGAAGCCCCACTTCGCACCACCTTCGATCTTGTCGAGGTGATCCGGCGCGCGATTCCGGTCCGCGCCCGGCACGGGAGAATCCATTTTGCGACGCGAACGTTTCAGGCGATCAGAATCGCAGTGAACCGCGAGCTTGAGGTCCTCGAAGCGGCGCTTCCACAATTGATCGATGTCCTGACCGTCGGAGGGCGGTTATGCGTGATCTCGTTTCATTCGCTGGAAGATCGAATCGTCAAGCAGGCCTTTCGCGCGCGGGAGGCAGGCCCGAGTCCGGACGTGAAAATTTTGACCAAGAAGCCGCAAGTCGCGACGGCGCAGGAATTGGAACGCAATCCGCGGGCGCGGAGCGCCAAGCTGCGCGTCCTTGAGCGAGCCGCATAG
- a CDS encoding cell division protein FtsL — protein MRPLLILGVLLFLLGYVWERVDVVRVGYRVEQLKAQKVLLERERDELSVKLASLSAPDRVARLAKEKLGMMPAQPGQVVVVHRAEPKPQPEGPSVQEVRVAKREVR, from the coding sequence ATGAGGCCCCTGTTGATTCTCGGCGTACTCCTTTTCTTGCTTGGGTATGTCTGGGAACGGGTCGATGTGGTGCGGGTCGGCTACCGCGTCGAGCAGTTGAAGGCTCAGAAGGTGCTGCTCGAGCGGGAACGGGACGAATTGAGCGTGAAGCTGGCTTCGCTCAGCGCCCCGGACCGCGTCGCGCGACTGGCGAAGGAGAAATTGGGGATGATGCCGGCCCAGCCCGGACAGGTCGTCGTCGTGCATCGCGCGGAGCCCAAGCCGCAGCCTGAGGGTCCTTCCGTGCAAGAGGTCCGCGTCGCGAAGCGCGAGGTGCGCTAG
- a CDS encoding peptidoglycan D,D-transpeptidase FtsI family protein, which produces MKPVRPPYAARRTATLVGLLAGFAVVLIRLLNLQVLQAAELTQRADRQHWKSVSLEGPRGTIYDRNGKVLAINVEVPSAFGVPAALEDLRGAARRLAPVLNVRQTELERKLRQDRSFVWLARKLDPEQGRRLKALSLEGIGVVMEGRRFYPKGPLLSHVLGFAGMDGEGLEGIERRYDRYLHGDKQVMMLERDALGRTVFPRGLREQGPDGGRHVVLTIDEVVQYIAEKELEEAVTSTRAKGGMAIVMDPHTGAVLGMAVNPRFDPNIVKSLTPDRWRNRAIADVFEPGSTMKMFIAAAALEEQLITPTTMLYGENGHMTVANTVIHDHEKMGWMSFSEVIQKSSNIGAAKVAMRLGERRTYDYLRRFGFGERTDVDLPGEVAGLLKSPREWGRRTLASMAMGQEIGVTGLQMASAVSAIANGGVLMKPYVVAEVRDAKGRVLAEMGPQQRRQVVSQETARTLSEMLEKVVSSGTGTKAALSGIRVAGKTGTAQKIDPRTGAYSSTLVVGSFVGYLPADDPKIVIAVMVDEPQVDAWGGAVAAPAFRRIAEQVLPYLGVTPNSAVNLAMAVG; this is translated from the coding sequence GTGAAGCCAGTGCGACCTCCCTACGCCGCCCGTCGAACGGCTACCCTGGTAGGGCTGTTGGCTGGCTTTGCCGTCGTGTTGATCCGCTTGCTCAACCTCCAAGTGTTGCAGGCCGCGGAGCTGACTCAGCGCGCGGACCGTCAACATTGGAAATCGGTTTCGCTGGAAGGGCCACGGGGCACGATTTACGATCGGAACGGAAAGGTCCTGGCGATCAATGTGGAAGTGCCGTCGGCATTCGGGGTGCCCGCCGCGCTGGAAGATCTTCGGGGAGCGGCAAGGCGGCTCGCTCCGGTATTGAATGTGCGGCAGACCGAGTTGGAAAGGAAGCTGCGTCAGGACCGGTCGTTTGTCTGGCTGGCCCGAAAATTGGACCCGGAACAGGGGCGTCGATTGAAGGCCCTATCGCTTGAGGGAATCGGAGTCGTCATGGAGGGACGGCGGTTCTATCCCAAGGGTCCGTTGCTGTCCCATGTGCTCGGGTTCGCCGGCATGGACGGGGAAGGGTTGGAGGGCATCGAGCGTCGCTATGACCGGTATCTGCACGGGGACAAGCAGGTCATGATGCTGGAGCGGGATGCGCTCGGGCGGACGGTGTTCCCGCGGGGGTTGCGGGAGCAGGGTCCCGATGGCGGCCGTCACGTGGTCCTGACGATCGACGAGGTCGTGCAGTACATCGCGGAGAAGGAACTCGAAGAAGCGGTGACCAGCACGCGAGCCAAAGGCGGCATGGCCATCGTTATGGATCCCCATACCGGCGCCGTCCTGGGCATGGCGGTGAATCCGCGGTTCGATCCCAATATCGTGAAATCGCTGACGCCGGACCGATGGCGCAACCGGGCGATCGCCGACGTCTTCGAGCCGGGCAGCACCATGAAGATGTTCATCGCGGCGGCGGCGTTGGAGGAACAGTTGATCACGCCGACCACCATGCTATACGGCGAGAACGGTCACATGACGGTGGCGAACACCGTGATTCATGACCACGAGAAAATGGGCTGGATGAGCTTTTCAGAGGTGATTCAGAAATCGAGCAATATCGGGGCGGCGAAAGTAGCCATGCGGCTCGGCGAGCGCCGCACCTACGACTATTTGAGGCGGTTCGGCTTCGGCGAGCGCACCGACGTGGATCTTCCGGGAGAAGTCGCCGGCCTTCTGAAGTCGCCCCGCGAGTGGGGCAGGCGGACCCTGGCCTCCATGGCCATGGGGCAGGAGATCGGGGTGACGGGGCTGCAAATGGCGAGCGCGGTTTCGGCGATCGCGAACGGCGGGGTCCTGATGAAGCCCTATGTCGTCGCCGAGGTGCGGGACGCCAAGGGGCGGGTGTTGGCGGAGATGGGCCCCCAACAACGTCGGCAGGTCGTCTCCCAGGAGACGGCGAGGACCTTGAGCGAGATGCTGGAGAAGGTGGTGTCCAGCGGTACAGGGACGAAGGCGGCGCTCTCGGGCATCCGCGTCGCGGGCAAGACCGGAACCGCGCAGAAGATCGACCCACGGACCGGAGCCTATTCTTCCACGCTTGTCGTGGGGTCCTTCGTCGGCTACCTCCCGGCCGACGATCCGAAAATCGTGATCGCCGTCATGGTGGACGAACCGCAAGTGGATGCCTGGGGCGGCGCGGTGGCGGCGCCGGCGTTCCGCCGGATCGCCGAGCAGGTGCTGCCGTACCTGGGCGTGACGCCGAATTCAGCGGTCAATCTCGCGATGGCCGTGGGGTAG